Proteins encoded in a region of the Benincasa hispida cultivar B227 chromosome 2, ASM972705v1, whole genome shotgun sequence genome:
- the LOC120071394 gene encoding alpha-dioxygenase 2 isoform X1 — MGFSLFSSPFVHPQLKQIVAKMTLLDTLLFYVVHFVDKLGLWHRMPVFIGLAYLGIRRHLHQRYNLLHVGSMYGQKYDHQQFCYRTADGSCNHPFDSLVGSQGTLFGRNMPPSNSPYGVLDPHPSVVATKLLERKNYIDNGKQFNMIACSWIQFMIHDWIDHLEDTKQVELTAPEEVANGCPLKSFKFFRTKVVSTDSPYLETGTLNTRTPWWDGSVIYGNNEEGMRRVRTFQDGKMKITGDGLLEHDEKGIPISGDVRNCWAGFSLLQALFVKEHNAVCDMLKEHYPDFDDEQLYRHARLVTSAVIAKIHTIDWTVELLKTETLLAGMRINWYGFLGKKFKDTFGHICGPILSGLVGLKKPRDHGIPYSLTEEFASVYRMHCLLPDKLVIRDLKSTNSDYSDPPVVEEVPMEELVGKEGEKRLAKLGMEQMLVSMGHQACGALSLWNYPSWMRKLIAHDVDGDDRPDPVDMAAMEIFRDRERGVARYNEFRRNLLMIPISKWKDLTDDIEVVTALEEVYGNDVEKLDLLVGLHAEKKIKGFAISETAFFIFLLIASRRLEADRFFTTNYNSKTYTEEGLEWVNKTETLKDVIDRHFPDMTKRCMRCSSAFSVWDSLPNPKNYIPLYLRPAT; from the exons ATGGGGTTCTCTctgttttcttctccttttgtTCATCCTCAGCTTAAACAGATTGTGGCTAAGATGACTCTTCTGGATACTCTATTGTTTTAT GTAGTTCATTTTGTGGACAAGCTTGGGTTGTGGCATAGAATGCCAGTGTTTATAGGGCTTGCTTATTTGGGGATTAGAAGACATTTACATCAGCGTTATAATTTGTTGCATGTTGGATCTATGTACGGCCAAAAGTATGATCATCAACAGTTCTGCTACAGAACGGCTGATGGAAGTTGTAATCACCCTTTTGATAGTTTGGTTGGTAGCCAGGGAACTCTCTTTGGCCGCAACATGCCTCCATCAAATTCTCCTTATGGG GTACTTGATCCTCATCCATCAGTGGTGGCCACAAAGCTATTGGAAAGGAAGAACTACATTGATAATGGCAAGCAATTCAATATGATTGCTTGCTCATGGATACAGTTCATGATTCATGACTGGATTGATCATTTGGAGGATACCAAACAG GTAGAACTTACAGCTCCTGAGGAAGTTGCAAATGGTTGTCCTTTGAAGTCATTCAAGTTCTTTAGGACCAAGGTGGTTTCAACAGATTCCCCTTACCTCGAGACCGGCACTCTAAACACAAGAACACCTTGGTG GGATGGAAGTGTAATATATGGCAACAATGAGGAGGGGATGAGGAGAGTAAGGACATTCCAAGATGGAAAAATGAAGATTACAGGAGATGGGCTTCTTGAGCATGATGAAAAAGGCATTCCCATCTCTGGAGATGTTCGAAATTGCTGGGCTGGATTTTCCCTCTTACAAGCACTATTTGTCAAGGAGCATAATGCTGTATGTGATATGCTAAAA GAGCATTACCCGGACTTCGACGATGAGCAGCTTTATAGGCATGCCAGATTGGTGACTTCAGCTGTAATAGCTAAAATCCACACCATTGATTGGACTGTGGAACTTTTAAAGACTGAAACTCTTCTAGCAGGAATGAGAATTAACTG GTATGGATTTCTGGGAAAGAAGTTTAAGGATACGTTTGGACACATTTGTGGACCGATACTCAGTGGATTGGTTGGTCTAAAGAAGCCACGAGATCATGGAATTCCTTATTCTCTAACAGAAGAGTTTGCAAGCGTCTACCGAATGCATTGTCTTCTACCTGACAAATTAGTTATCAGGGACTTGAAGTCCACCAACTCAGATTATAGTGACCCTCCTGTCGTTGAAGA GGTGCCCATGGAGGAATTGGTGGGAAAAGAAGGTGAGAAAAGGCTAGCAAAATTAGGAATGGAACAAATGTTGGTGTCAATGGGTCATCAAGCATGTGGAGCGCTCTCTCTCTGGAACTATCCATCATGGATGAGAAAACTTATTGCCCACGATGTCGACGGGGATGACAGACCAGATCCAGTCGACATGGCTGCCATGGAAA TCTTCAGGGACCGAGAGAGGGGTGTTGCGAGATACAACGAGTTTCGCAGGAATTTATTAATGATCCCCATAAGCAAATGGAAAGATTTAACAGATGATATAGAAGTTGTGACTGCCCTTGAAGAGGTGTATGGAAATGATGTTGAGAAGTTAGATCTACTTGTTGGATTACATGCTGAGAAGAAGATTAAAGGGTTTGCAATCAGTGAGACTGCCTTTTTCATTTTCCTCCTCATTGCTTCAAG GAGGCTGGAGGCCGATCGATTCTTTACGACAAATTACAACTCGAAAACCTACACAGAGGAAGGCCTAGAATGGGTAAACAAGACAGAGACACTG
- the LOC120071394 gene encoding alpha-dioxygenase 2 isoform X2, giving the protein MPVFIGLAYLGIRRHLHQRYNLLHVGSMYGQKYDHQQFCYRTADGSCNHPFDSLVGSQGTLFGRNMPPSNSPYGVLDPHPSVVATKLLERKNYIDNGKQFNMIACSWIQFMIHDWIDHLEDTKQVELTAPEEVANGCPLKSFKFFRTKVVSTDSPYLETGTLNTRTPWWDGSVIYGNNEEGMRRVRTFQDGKMKITGDGLLEHDEKGIPISGDVRNCWAGFSLLQALFVKEHNAVCDMLKEHYPDFDDEQLYRHARLVTSAVIAKIHTIDWTVELLKTETLLAGMRINWYGFLGKKFKDTFGHICGPILSGLVGLKKPRDHGIPYSLTEEFASVYRMHCLLPDKLVIRDLKSTNSDYSDPPVVEEVPMEELVGKEGEKRLAKLGMEQMLVSMGHQACGALSLWNYPSWMRKLIAHDVDGDDRPDPVDMAAMEIFRDRERGVARYNEFRRNLLMIPISKWKDLTDDIEVVTALEEVYGNDVEKLDLLVGLHAEKKIKGFAISETAFFIFLLIASRRLEADRFFTTNYNSKTYTEEGLEWVNKTETLKDVIDRHFPDMTKRCMRCSSAFSVWDSLPNPKNYIPLYLRPAT; this is encoded by the exons ATGCCAGTGTTTATAGGGCTTGCTTATTTGGGGATTAGAAGACATTTACATCAGCGTTATAATTTGTTGCATGTTGGATCTATGTACGGCCAAAAGTATGATCATCAACAGTTCTGCTACAGAACGGCTGATGGAAGTTGTAATCACCCTTTTGATAGTTTGGTTGGTAGCCAGGGAACTCTCTTTGGCCGCAACATGCCTCCATCAAATTCTCCTTATGGG GTACTTGATCCTCATCCATCAGTGGTGGCCACAAAGCTATTGGAAAGGAAGAACTACATTGATAATGGCAAGCAATTCAATATGATTGCTTGCTCATGGATACAGTTCATGATTCATGACTGGATTGATCATTTGGAGGATACCAAACAG GTAGAACTTACAGCTCCTGAGGAAGTTGCAAATGGTTGTCCTTTGAAGTCATTCAAGTTCTTTAGGACCAAGGTGGTTTCAACAGATTCCCCTTACCTCGAGACCGGCACTCTAAACACAAGAACACCTTGGTG GGATGGAAGTGTAATATATGGCAACAATGAGGAGGGGATGAGGAGAGTAAGGACATTCCAAGATGGAAAAATGAAGATTACAGGAGATGGGCTTCTTGAGCATGATGAAAAAGGCATTCCCATCTCTGGAGATGTTCGAAATTGCTGGGCTGGATTTTCCCTCTTACAAGCACTATTTGTCAAGGAGCATAATGCTGTATGTGATATGCTAAAA GAGCATTACCCGGACTTCGACGATGAGCAGCTTTATAGGCATGCCAGATTGGTGACTTCAGCTGTAATAGCTAAAATCCACACCATTGATTGGACTGTGGAACTTTTAAAGACTGAAACTCTTCTAGCAGGAATGAGAATTAACTG GTATGGATTTCTGGGAAAGAAGTTTAAGGATACGTTTGGACACATTTGTGGACCGATACTCAGTGGATTGGTTGGTCTAAAGAAGCCACGAGATCATGGAATTCCTTATTCTCTAACAGAAGAGTTTGCAAGCGTCTACCGAATGCATTGTCTTCTACCTGACAAATTAGTTATCAGGGACTTGAAGTCCACCAACTCAGATTATAGTGACCCTCCTGTCGTTGAAGA GGTGCCCATGGAGGAATTGGTGGGAAAAGAAGGTGAGAAAAGGCTAGCAAAATTAGGAATGGAACAAATGTTGGTGTCAATGGGTCATCAAGCATGTGGAGCGCTCTCTCTCTGGAACTATCCATCATGGATGAGAAAACTTATTGCCCACGATGTCGACGGGGATGACAGACCAGATCCAGTCGACATGGCTGCCATGGAAA TCTTCAGGGACCGAGAGAGGGGTGTTGCGAGATACAACGAGTTTCGCAGGAATTTATTAATGATCCCCATAAGCAAATGGAAAGATTTAACAGATGATATAGAAGTTGTGACTGCCCTTGAAGAGGTGTATGGAAATGATGTTGAGAAGTTAGATCTACTTGTTGGATTACATGCTGAGAAGAAGATTAAAGGGTTTGCAATCAGTGAGACTGCCTTTTTCATTTTCCTCCTCATTGCTTCAAG GAGGCTGGAGGCCGATCGATTCTTTACGACAAATTACAACTCGAAAACCTACACAGAGGAAGGCCTAGAATGGGTAAACAAGACAGAGACACTG